The Citrifermentans bemidjiense Bem genome window below encodes:
- a CDS encoding tetratricopeptide repeat protein has product MEKVKTVAVNIAAIALISLVLIWGNTLYRQHAQFKKGEQAAAKGNFTAAVAGYEAAIHMYTPWSSVVEKSAQKLWAIGDAAERSNDIPRALIAYRALRSSFLATAGIYSPGEDWIKRCDTRIAQLVQLQPAQR; this is encoded by the coding sequence ATGGAAAAGGTAAAAACCGTAGCGGTTAACATCGCCGCCATCGCGCTCATATCGCTGGTTCTCATCTGGGGGAACACGCTGTACCGGCAGCACGCCCAGTTCAAAAAGGGGGAGCAGGCAGCGGCTAAAGGGAACTTCACCGCGGCCGTGGCCGGCTACGAAGCGGCCATCCACATGTACACCCCGTGGAGTTCGGTGGTCGAAAAGAGCGCCCAGAAGCTGTGGGCCATCGGCGACGCCGCCGAGCGCAGCAACGACATCCCCCGCGCGCTCATCGCTTACCGCGCGCTGCGAAGCTCGTTTCTTGCGACGGCCGGCATCTACTCACCGGGCGAGGATTGGATCAAGCGTTGCGACACACGCATCGCGCAGTTGGTGCAGCTGCAGCCGGCGCAGCGGTAG
- the def gene encoding peptide deformylase: MAVRNIVTYPNQILKTPCQVVEQIDDWVRQLVDDLVDTMHAGPGSVGVASPQIGVSLRVCVIDVSKNRHGKDNNHGLLLMINPEILARSGAAVMREGCMSVPDYTGDVERSTELTLRFTEPDGTVREFEASGFEAVAIQHELDHLDGLLFLDRIASLKTGLFRRKSYK, translated from the coding sequence ATGGCAGTTCGAAATATAGTCACCTACCCGAACCAGATATTGAAGACCCCTTGCCAGGTAGTGGAACAAATCGACGACTGGGTGCGCCAGCTGGTGGACGACCTTGTGGACACCATGCATGCCGGGCCGGGTTCCGTCGGCGTCGCCTCCCCCCAGATCGGCGTATCGCTGCGCGTTTGCGTCATCGACGTCTCCAAGAACCGTCACGGCAAGGACAACAACCACGGGCTGCTGCTGATGATCAACCCGGAGATCCTGGCTCGAAGCGGCGCCGCAGTGATGCGCGAGGGGTGCATGAGCGTCCCCGATTACACCGGCGACGTCGAGCGCTCTACCGAGCTTACGCTTCGCTTCACCGAGCCAGACGGCACCGTCCGGGAGTTCGAGGCTTCCGGCTTCGAGGCGGTAGCCATACAGCACGAGTTGGACCATCTGGACGGCCTGCTGTTCCTGGACCGCATCGCCTCGCTGAAGACCGGCCTTTTCCGTAGGAAGAGCTACAAATAG
- a CDS encoding peptidylprolyl isomerase produces MLKRIMLVAVLLLCFAGSAFAAETKNPVVVIETSQGNVKVELFEKEAPLSVKNFLEYAKSGFYEGTTFHRVIPGFMIQGGGLTKDIAPKATRAPIKNEANNGLKNDRGTLAMARTGMVDSATSQFFINVVNNGFLNHNPAGGQRTFGYAVFGKVLEGMDVVDKIAATPTGFKNGMPDVPATPVVIQSVKVVK; encoded by the coding sequence ATGCTGAAAAGAATCATGCTGGTGGCGGTCCTGTTACTTTGCTTCGCCGGCAGCGCATTCGCTGCCGAAACAAAGAACCCGGTCGTGGTCATTGAGACCAGCCAGGGGAACGTGAAGGTGGAACTGTTCGAGAAGGAAGCTCCCTTGAGCGTGAAGAACTTCCTGGAGTACGCGAAGAGCGGGTTCTACGAGGGGACCACCTTCCACAGGGTCATTCCCGGCTTCATGATCCAGGGCGGCGGGCTCACCAAGGACATCGCCCCCAAGGCGACCCGTGCACCCATCAAGAACGAGGCCAATAACGGCCTGAAGAACGACCGCGGGACCCTGGCCATGGCGCGTACCGGCATGGTCGATTCGGCTACCTCGCAGTTCTTCATCAACGTCGTCAACAACGGCTTCCTGAACCACAACCCGGCCGGCGGCCAGAGAACCTTCGGCTACGCCGTGTTCGGCAAGGTGCTGGAAGGGATGGACGTGGTCGACAAGATCGCCGCCACCCCGACCGGGTTCAAGAACGGCATGCCGGACGTCCCCGCAACGCCGGTAGTGATCCAGAGCGTGAAGGTAGTGAAGTAG
- a CDS encoding cytochrome c biogenesis protein ResB: MPLLKKLYATFCSLNLGLWLMTGVMATLALGSFTRASESGINEMPLLFWLQRAPLSLSWWLWLCIALLAVLFLNALICSIDALRKKGRSIAPHLMHAGFLLVVIAHLFSSYGGYKQQMQLTEGGTIGFPDGDQVLLERISGEVGQMGMLSSYRAQLRVKGKVAEVQPNHPVFHQGYGIYLKEVALSPVPMALVEIHREPGAWAALLGALFFMAGNVMLLAQRKGR; this comes from the coding sequence ATGCCTTTGCTGAAAAAACTCTACGCCACCTTCTGCTCCCTCAACCTCGGCCTGTGGCTCATGACCGGGGTCATGGCCACCTTGGCGCTTGGCTCTTTCACCCGCGCCAGCGAGTCGGGCATCAATGAGATGCCGCTTCTCTTCTGGCTGCAACGGGCGCCGCTCTCGCTCTCCTGGTGGCTCTGGCTCTGCATCGCTTTGCTGGCCGTCTTATTCCTGAACGCTCTTATTTGCAGCATCGACGCCCTCAGGAAGAAGGGGCGCAGCATCGCCCCCCACCTGATGCACGCGGGATTCCTGCTCGTCGTGATCGCCCACCTCTTCTCCTCTTACGGAGGGTATAAGCAGCAGATGCAGCTGACGGAGGGGGGGACGATCGGCTTTCCGGACGGCGATCAGGTGCTGCTGGAGAGGATCTCCGGTGAGGTAGGCCAGATGGGGATGCTCAGCTCCTACCGCGCGCAGCTGCGGGTAAAAGGAAAGGTAGCGGAGGTGCAGCCGAACCACCCGGTCTTCCACCAGGGGTACGGCATCTACCTCAAAGAGGTGGCGCTCAGCCCGGTGCCGATGGCTCTCGTCGAGATCCACCGCGAGCCGGGTGCCTGGGCCGCGCTTCTCGGGGCGCTGTTCTTCATGGCGGGGAACGTGATGCTGCTAGCGCAGCGCAAGGGGAGATGA
- a CDS encoding glycine cleavage system protein R — protein MNLCRKPNLAHFAVTIIGKDRTGIVADTAEVLYRLGCNVEDSSCTMLGGEFAMILIVSHEKPFSKKQLEAEFATKNANTGLSAFIRNLKDDEVCYRGPEGELCLISVYGSDKSGIVYRVTRELADRGVSIADLNTKLIGTPADPVYVLVLEAALPTGMAVEDVTNLLEKLKKELSVEISVRLITPVSL, from the coding sequence ATGAACCTTTGCCGCAAGCCCAATTTGGCCCATTTCGCCGTGACCATCATCGGCAAGGACCGCACCGGCATCGTCGCGGACACCGCCGAGGTCCTCTACAGGCTCGGCTGCAACGTGGAAGACTCCAGCTGCACCATGCTGGGGGGCGAGTTCGCCATGATTCTGATCGTCTCCCACGAGAAGCCCTTCTCCAAGAAGCAGTTGGAAGCGGAGTTCGCGACTAAGAACGCCAACACCGGGCTCTCCGCCTTCATCCGGAACTTGAAGGACGACGAGGTCTGCTATCGCGGACCGGAGGGGGAGCTCTGCCTGATCTCGGTGTACGGCAGCGACAAATCCGGCATCGTCTACCGCGTTACCCGGGAGCTCGCCGACCGTGGCGTGAGCATCGCCGACCTCAACACCAAGCTGATCGGGACCCCCGCGGATCCCGTCTACGTGCTGGTGCTGGAAGCGGCACTTCCCACCGGTATGGCGGTAGAAGACGTCACCAACCTGCTGGAAAAACTGAAAAAGGAGTTGAGTGTGGAGATTTCGGTGCGGCTTATTACACCGGTCTCGCTCTGA
- a CDS encoding lysophospholipid acyltransferase family protein — translation MLRACIYLLFFVPYTLLCSLAAVIGGLFDGSGRAGHACARIWSLGSLSAARIRLEVNGLNHVPPEGPVIYMGNHQGNFDIFALTLAVPRLFSWVAKEELFKVPVFGAAMRRAGYIPLDRSGGRKALKSMKQAAERIASGASVVIFPEGTRTQDGLLLPFKRGAFMLAGMAGVPIVPFTINGSRAINPRNQLELRPGTISVTFGAPIEVKRGAEGELMEQVREAIAAKLEVD, via the coding sequence ATGCTGAGAGCTTGTATCTACTTACTTTTCTTCGTTCCGTACACCCTGTTATGCAGCCTCGCCGCTGTGATCGGGGGGCTTTTCGACGGTTCCGGCCGGGCCGGACACGCCTGCGCCAGGATCTGGAGCTTAGGCTCCCTGTCTGCGGCCCGCATCCGGCTTGAAGTGAACGGCCTTAACCACGTTCCACCTGAGGGGCCCGTAATCTATATGGGCAACCACCAGGGGAACTTCGACATCTTCGCACTGACGCTCGCGGTACCGCGACTGTTCTCCTGGGTCGCCAAGGAGGAACTGTTCAAGGTGCCGGTATTCGGCGCGGCCATGCGGCGGGCGGGATACATCCCCCTGGACAGAAGCGGCGGCAGGAAGGCGCTCAAAAGCATGAAGCAGGCGGCGGAGCGGATCGCCTCGGGAGCGAGCGTGGTGATCTTCCCGGAAGGGACCCGCACTCAGGACGGATTGCTCCTCCCATTCAAGCGCGGGGCGTTCATGCTCGCCGGCATGGCGGGGGTCCCCATCGTTCCTTTCACCATTAATGGCAGCCGGGCGATCAACCCGCGCAACCAGCTGGAACTGCGGCCGGGGACTATTTCAGTGACTTTCGGCGCGCCGATCGAGGTGAAGCGGGGTGCCGAGGGTGAACTTATGGAGCAGGTTCGTGAAGCTATCGCGGCAAAGTTGGAGGTTGACTAA
- a CDS encoding cytochrome c biogenesis protein: MKWLLISSAVLYLVSFKRPVFLAALAAGLVYLGSRGLALGRLPLIGPQDTLAFFSSSIGLMALPFVYARAAANERFFTWGAGVFAGLFALLATPFPTLNMPLPPVLDTYWFELHVALAFFAYALFGIAALFGGVFLMQGKRQVLDLQYRAALVGYTFFSLSMISGGIWGYYAWGTYWLWTAKEFWTSILWVYYSLYLHLRLKGQSWDRGFAWMGIVGFFVTLFTYLGVSLLMRSSHSF; this comes from the coding sequence ATGAAATGGCTTCTGATTAGCTCCGCGGTCCTCTACCTCGTTTCTTTCAAGCGCCCCGTGTTCCTGGCGGCGCTCGCCGCCGGTCTCGTGTACTTGGGCTCGCGCGGCCTCGCGCTCGGGAGGCTGCCGCTGATCGGGCCGCAGGATACCCTCGCCTTTTTCTCCAGCTCCATCGGGCTCATGGCGCTTCCCTTCGTCTACGCCCGCGCGGCCGCAAACGAACGCTTCTTCACCTGGGGCGCCGGCGTCTTCGCCGGTCTCTTCGCGCTCCTGGCGACACCTTTCCCCACGCTGAACATGCCGCTTCCCCCCGTCCTGGATACCTACTGGTTCGAACTGCACGTGGCGCTTGCCTTCTTCGCCTACGCCCTCTTCGGTATCGCGGCGCTCTTCGGCGGGGTGTTCCTGATGCAGGGGAAAAGGCAGGTACTGGATCTGCAGTACCGGGCGGCGCTGGTGGGGTACACCTTCTTCTCGCTTTCCATGATATCCGGGGGGATCTGGGGATATTACGCCTGGGGGACCTACTGGCTTTGGACCGCGAAGGAATTCTGGACTTCGATCCTCTGGGTCTACTACTCGCTCTACCTGCACCTGCGCCTCAAGGGGCAGTCCTGGGACCGCGGCTTCGCCTGGATGGGGATCGTGGGTTTCTTCGTGACCCTTTTCACCTACCTTGGCGTCAGCTTGCTGATGCGTAGTTCGCATAGCTTTTAA
- a CDS encoding phosphoglucomutase/phosphomannomutase family protein, giving the protein MQIQFGTDGWRGVIADTFTFENLSLVAQATMDYLHEQGVAQKGLVIGYDRRFLSREFAERVAGIAAANGIATRLSESYAPTPAVSWAVHEGGAGAGIMITASHNPPCYNGFKVKEGFGGSARPSTTKVLEQMVARNMAEKRPVQAVTLAEGLESGKIAYFDACAPYLAQLARYVDLELIRSSGIKAVVDPMFGAGCGLLPRLLPGVVEIHGSENPAFGGHPPEPIAEHLGELSQVVADGFFQVGLALDGDADRIGAVDERGKYFSSHRIFTVLLRHLYERKGLRGGVVKTVSTTQMIDRLAEKYGLQIFETPIGFKHICEVMLEHDILMGGEESGGLGVKGHIPERDGILMALLLLEAMAMSGKGLRALLEETMEEIGHFHYRRIDVPISAAAKQQLLERLRGDAVDVIAGHRVAATNFSDGFKYILEDGAWLLIRLSGTEPVLRLYSEAREPDLVARLLEAAKRVAGV; this is encoded by the coding sequence TTGCAGATCCAATTCGGCACCGACGGTTGGCGCGGCGTGATCGCGGACACCTTTACCTTCGAGAACCTATCCCTCGTGGCACAGGCCACCATGGATTACCTGCATGAGCAGGGAGTGGCGCAAAAGGGGCTGGTGATCGGATACGACAGGCGCTTTTTGTCGCGGGAGTTCGCCGAAAGGGTAGCGGGGATCGCAGCGGCAAACGGGATCGCGACCCGCCTCTCCGAAAGCTACGCCCCGACTCCGGCCGTCTCCTGGGCGGTCCATGAAGGGGGGGCGGGCGCGGGGATCATGATCACCGCCAGCCACAACCCCCCCTGTTACAACGGTTTCAAGGTAAAGGAAGGCTTCGGCGGCTCGGCGAGGCCCAGCACCACGAAGGTTCTGGAGCAGATGGTGGCTCGCAACATGGCGGAGAAGCGCCCGGTGCAGGCGGTAACGCTGGCGGAGGGGCTGGAGTCGGGCAAGATCGCATATTTCGATGCCTGCGCCCCCTATCTGGCGCAGCTGGCGCGGTACGTCGACTTGGAGCTGATCCGTTCCAGCGGCATCAAGGCGGTGGTCGACCCGATGTTTGGCGCGGGGTGCGGCCTTTTGCCGCGCCTGCTGCCCGGTGTCGTCGAGATTCACGGCAGCGAGAACCCTGCCTTTGGCGGCCATCCTCCCGAGCCTATCGCCGAGCACCTGGGGGAGCTGTCGCAGGTGGTTGCCGACGGTTTCTTCCAGGTGGGACTCGCTCTCGATGGCGACGCCGATCGTATCGGCGCCGTTGACGAGCGGGGGAAATACTTTTCCTCGCACCGGATCTTCACCGTGCTGCTCCGTCACCTCTACGAGAGGAAGGGGTTGCGGGGAGGGGTGGTGAAGACGGTCTCGACCACGCAGATGATCGACCGGCTGGCCGAAAAGTACGGCCTGCAGATCTTCGAGACCCCGATCGGGTTCAAGCACATCTGCGAGGTCATGCTGGAGCACGACATTCTGATGGGTGGCGAAGAGTCGGGGGGGCTCGGGGTGAAAGGGCACATCCCGGAGCGTGACGGCATCTTGATGGCGCTCTTGCTTCTGGAGGCGATGGCCATGAGCGGCAAGGGGCTGCGGGCTCTCCTTGAGGAGACCATGGAGGAGATAGGTCACTTCCATTACCGCCGCATCGACGTCCCCATCTCGGCGGCGGCGAAGCAGCAGCTCTTGGAGCGCCTGCGCGGCGACGCCGTCGACGTCATCGCCGGGCACCGTGTGGCGGCGACCAATTTCAGCGACGGTTTCAAGTACATCCTGGAGGACGGGGCGTGGCTTTTGATCCGCCTTTCGGGAACAGAGCCGGTGCTGAGGCTGTACAGCGAGGCGAGGGAACCGGACCTGGTGGCCAGGCTCTTGGAGGCGGCAAAGCGGGTCGCAGGCGTGTAA
- a CDS encoding YajG family lipoprotein produces the protein MGKSKSIVLAVVALSSLMFGGCALTTATVDINYTPQTGVAAVENAKSVICNVQVSDSRNEKVKVSSKKNGFGMEMAQIVPAENVAVTFQKAIECELKARGFGLGRENSLVTIDADLVKYYNDFKVGFFAGDAVAELNMGVTIKNKKGDLLYSHQFVAEGIERNIQLMTGENAELALEKALNEGMQKMFADKTFIAALLKANN, from the coding sequence ATGGGAAAAAGCAAGTCAATCGTTCTGGCTGTTGTAGCACTGTCTTCTCTGATGTTCGGCGGTTGTGCGCTCACCACTGCGACAGTCGACATCAATTACACCCCGCAGACTGGCGTCGCTGCTGTAGAGAACGCCAAGTCTGTAATCTGCAACGTGCAGGTGAGTGACAGTCGCAACGAGAAGGTCAAGGTGAGCAGCAAGAAGAACGGGTTCGGCATGGAAATGGCGCAAATCGTGCCCGCGGAGAATGTAGCGGTCACCTTCCAGAAAGCCATCGAGTGCGAGCTGAAAGCCCGCGGTTTCGGACTTGGCCGAGAGAACTCACTTGTCACTATCGATGCCGATCTGGTCAAGTACTACAACGACTTCAAGGTAGGATTCTTTGCGGGGGACGCCGTTGCCGAGCTGAACATGGGGGTCACCATAAAGAACAAGAAGGGGGACTTACTGTACTCCCATCAGTTCGTTGCGGAGGGAATCGAGCGCAACATCCAGTTGATGACCGGCGAGAATGCGGAGCTTGCGCTGGAGAAGGCGCTTAACGAAGGGATGCAGAAGATGTTTGCCGACAAGACCTTCATTGCGGCCCTGCTGAAGGCAAATAACTAG
- a CDS encoding single-stranded DNA-binding protein: MASLNKVMLIGNLGKDPEVRYTAGGTAVASFSVATTEKFKGKDGNWEEKTEWHNITLWARLAEIAGEYLSKGKTVYIEGRLQTRKWTDKEGKDRYTTEIVGEKMQMLSAKGEGGGGGQRQSRPQQDYNQGGGYEEPVFNPDDEIPF, translated from the coding sequence ATGGCAAGTCTGAACAAGGTGATGCTCATCGGGAACCTGGGGAAAGACCCCGAGGTGCGCTACACCGCCGGCGGGACCGCCGTAGCATCCTTCTCCGTCGCCACCACCGAGAAGTTCAAGGGCAAGGACGGCAACTGGGAAGAGAAGACCGAATGGCACAACATCACCCTCTGGGCGCGTCTTGCCGAGATCGCCGGCGAGTATCTTTCCAAGGGGAAGACCGTATATATCGAAGGGCGTCTGCAGACCCGCAAGTGGACCGACAAGGAAGGCAAAGACAGGTACACCACCGAGATCGTAGGCGAGAAGATGCAGATGCTTTCCGCCAAAGGCGAAGGCGGCGGTGGTGGGCAGCGTCAGTCCAGGCCGCAGCAGGATTACAACCAGGGCGGCGGTTACGAAGAGCCGGTATTCAACCCGGACGACGAGATCCCGTTCTAG
- a CDS encoding ribonuclease J translates to MEETSTESTGLKFVALGGLGEIGLNMAAFEYGDDIVIVDCGLMFPEPYMLGIDVVIPDIGYLIERADRIRAILLTHGHEDHIGALPYVLRDINPPIYGTALTLGFVKEKLKEFELDQKVDLRVVKPRDTVQLGSFEVEFIRVAHSIVDGCALALSCPEGVVIHTGDFKLDQTPVDGELTDLATFSRYGEKGVLALFADSTNIEREGYTLSERLVGDAFEEIFPACAGRVIVAAFSSNIHRVQQVVRAAEKSGRKVLLNGRSMIGNVQIARELGYLKIPDDILIDLKELPRLPKEQVCMITTGSQGEPRSSLIRIAMDDHKQIKLERGDTVILSSRFIPGNEKTISDLMNHLYRRGAEVIHEKVSEVHVSGHASQEELKLLHNLVKPRFFVPVHGEYRHLVKHSQLAQKVGTPEERCILAVNGDVILFAGDEACIVDQVSTGRVFVDGKGVGDVGNVVLKDRKHLSEDGMVVVIIGINQTTGEIIYGPDIVSRGFVFEDDSQEYLEEAKKVVLDTLALVTPEVMTDWNEVKLEVRRVLRRLFNKTLERRPVILPLVLEM, encoded by the coding sequence TTGGAAGAAACCAGCACAGAGAGTACCGGGCTTAAGTTCGTAGCACTGGGAGGACTAGGAGAAATCGGCCTTAACATGGCGGCCTTCGAGTACGGCGACGACATCGTCATCGTCGACTGCGGGCTCATGTTCCCCGAGCCTTACATGCTGGGAATTGACGTGGTGATCCCCGACATTGGCTACCTGATCGAGAGGGCGGACCGCATCCGCGCCATCCTGCTCACCCACGGCCACGAGGACCACATCGGCGCGCTTCCCTACGTGCTTAGGGATATCAATCCCCCCATCTACGGGACGGCGCTGACACTGGGCTTCGTGAAGGAAAAGCTCAAGGAATTCGAGCTGGATCAAAAGGTCGACCTGAGGGTGGTCAAGCCGCGGGACACGGTGCAGCTCGGCTCTTTCGAGGTCGAGTTCATCCGGGTCGCACATTCCATCGTCGACGGCTGCGCCCTGGCCCTAAGCTGCCCGGAAGGGGTGGTGATACACACCGGCGACTTCAAGCTGGACCAGACACCGGTCGACGGCGAACTGACCGATCTCGCGACCTTCTCCCGCTACGGCGAGAAGGGGGTGCTCGCGCTCTTCGCGGACTCGACCAACATCGAGCGCGAGGGGTACACGCTTTCCGAACGGCTGGTGGGGGATGCTTTCGAGGAGATCTTCCCGGCCTGCGCCGGCAGGGTCATCGTCGCCGCCTTCTCCAGCAACATCCACCGTGTGCAGCAGGTGGTGCGCGCGGCGGAGAAAAGCGGCAGGAAGGTGCTTTTGAACGGCCGCTCCATGATCGGCAACGTGCAGATCGCGCGCGAACTGGGCTACCTGAAGATCCCGGACGACATACTGATCGACCTGAAGGAGCTCCCCAGGCTCCCGAAGGAACAGGTCTGCATGATCACCACCGGGAGCCAGGGGGAACCCAGAAGTTCGCTGATCCGGATTGCCATGGACGACCACAAGCAGATCAAGCTGGAGCGCGGGGATACGGTCATCCTCTCCTCCCGCTTTATCCCGGGCAACGAAAAGACCATTTCGGACCTGATGAACCACCTGTACCGGCGCGGCGCCGAGGTGATTCACGAGAAGGTTTCCGAGGTCCACGTCTCCGGCCACGCGAGCCAGGAGGAGTTGAAGCTCCTGCACAACCTGGTGAAGCCGCGCTTCTTCGTCCCGGTGCACGGCGAGTACCGGCACCTGGTTAAGCACTCCCAACTGGCCCAGAAGGTCGGCACCCCCGAGGAGCGCTGCATCCTCGCGGTCAACGGCGACGTCATCCTCTTTGCCGGGGACGAGGCGTGCATCGTGGACCAGGTCAGCACCGGCCGCGTCTTCGTGGACGGCAAAGGGGTAGGGGACGTCGGCAACGTAGTGCTTAAGGATAGGAAGCATCTCTCCGAAGATGGAATGGTGGTGGTCATCATCGGCATCAACCAGACCACCGGCGAGATCATCTACGGCCCCGACATCGTTTCACGCGGCTTCGTCTTCGAGGACGATAGCCAGGAGTATCTGGAAGAGGCGAAGAAGGTCGTGCTCGACACGCTGGCCTTGGTCACCCCCGAGGTGATGACAGACTGGAACGAGGTGAAGCTGGAAGTGCGCCGCGTGCTGCGCCGGCTCTTCAACAAGACCCTGGAAAGGCGACCGGTGATACTGCCGCTCGTGTTGGAGATGTGA
- a CDS encoding DNA translocase FtsK: MATDEKIEKKEKVTKEMKGMAFAVAGIFLSVALASFNGEDLSFNSVSTSMQTHNLGGRFGAQLADVFLQLFGLASYIFPCTLIYLTYRAFGPDPIRWRRYKGVGFVLLVVSVSGLFAFNLQFTEFLGQRVPSGGFVGYQSADLLKRGFGKFGALLILLPMLAASAMLLSRFSFVLFANWWVTALKERWAKHKQRQALNKELAAEKKEKGEKAKPHAAPVIKPAVVAPPVPAPNVKKEKKQDEKKTAPVQEAFEFIKVEGNFRTPPLSLLDPVPEAGKRQDRETLTMNAKLMEKKLKDFGVEGEVVEICPGPVITMYEFSPGPGIKVSRIAGLQDDLTMALQAHSIRIVAPIPGKGVVGIELPNREREMVSLKEIFNSEEFHKGKMKLPLALGKDIAGNPLVTDLAKMPHLLVAGATGSGKSVAINTMILSLLYTSTPTDVRIIMVDPKMLELSVYEGIPHLLLPVVTNPKKAALALKWAVEEMGRRYRLMADKGVRNIDSYNRELEREEKEVAENKARETVVVEEIEEADHLEDPEDMEAREAAIQAFLAKEDQLEHGHLPYIVVIVDELADLMMVAGREIEESIARLAQMARAAGIHLILATQRPSVDVITGLIKANFPARISFQVSSKIDSRTILDGNGAESLLGAGDMLFLPPGTSKMLRSHGAFVSDAEVQRVVEFLKKQGKPVYEKSILEMKASDEKGGGDDEEELDERYDDALALVAEAKQASISMIQRRLRIGYNRAARIIEKMEQEGVIGPSDGTSKPREVFINKI; this comes from the coding sequence ATGGCGACAGACGAGAAGATAGAAAAGAAAGAGAAAGTGACGAAGGAGATGAAGGGGATGGCGTTCGCCGTCGCCGGGATCTTCCTTAGCGTCGCTCTCGCCTCGTTCAACGGGGAGGACCTCTCTTTCAACAGCGTGTCCACCTCGATGCAGACCCATAACCTCGGGGGGCGCTTCGGGGCGCAGTTGGCGGACGTATTCCTGCAGCTCTTCGGGCTCGCCTCTTATATTTTCCCCTGCACGCTCATCTACCTGACCTACCGCGCCTTCGGGCCGGACCCGATCCGGTGGCGCCGCTATAAGGGAGTCGGCTTCGTCCTGCTGGTGGTTTCGGTGTCGGGGCTCTTCGCCTTCAACCTGCAGTTCACGGAGTTCCTGGGGCAGAGGGTTCCCAGCGGCGGCTTCGTCGGCTACCAGAGCGCCGATCTGCTGAAGCGCGGCTTCGGGAAGTTCGGCGCGCTCCTCATCCTGCTCCCTATGCTGGCGGCCTCCGCCATGCTTTTGTCCCGTTTCTCCTTCGTCCTCTTCGCCAACTGGTGGGTGACGGCGCTGAAGGAGCGGTGGGCGAAGCACAAGCAGCGCCAGGCGCTGAATAAGGAACTCGCGGCGGAGAAGAAGGAGAAGGGGGAGAAGGCGAAGCCTCATGCGGCGCCGGTGATAAAGCCGGCAGTGGTGGCGCCGCCGGTTCCCGCGCCGAACGTGAAGAAGGAGAAGAAGCAGGACGAGAAGAAGACCGCGCCGGTCCAGGAGGCGTTCGAGTTCATCAAGGTGGAGGGGAACTTCCGCACCCCGCCCTTGTCCCTGCTCGATCCGGTTCCCGAGGCGGGCAAGCGCCAGGACCGCGAGACCCTGACCATGAACGCCAAGCTCATGGAGAAGAAGCTGAAGGACTTCGGCGTCGAGGGTGAGGTGGTGGAGATATGCCCCGGCCCGGTCATCACCATGTACGAGTTCTCCCCGGGCCCCGGTATCAAGGTAAGCCGCATCGCCGGGCTCCAGGACGACCTCACCATGGCGCTCCAGGCCCATTCCATCCGCATCGTGGCGCCGATTCCGGGCAAGGGTGTCGTCGGTATCGAGCTTCCCAACCGCGAACGGGAGATGGTTTCCTTGAAGGAGATCTTCAACTCGGAGGAGTTCCACAAGGGGAAGATGAAGCTCCCGCTGGCGCTTGGAAAGGACATCGCGGGGAACCCGCTGGTCACCGATCTGGCCAAGATGCCGCACCTTCTGGTCGCGGGCGCCACCGGTTCGGGCAAGTCGGTCGCCATCAACACCATGATCCTCTCGCTCCTTTACACCTCGACCCCGACCGACGTCAGGATCATCATGGTCGACCCGAAGATGCTGGAACTCTCCGTGTACGAGGGTATCCCGCACCTATTGCTGCCGGTGGTCACCAACCCGAAGAAGGCGGCGCTCGCGCTCAAGTGGGCGGTGGAGGAGATGGGGCGCCGCTACCGGCTCATGGCCGACAAGGGTGTCAGGAACATCGACTCCTACAACCGGGAGCTGGAGCGGGAAGAGAAGGAAGTCGCCGAGAACAAGGCGCGCGAGACCGTGGTGGTCGAGGAGATCGAGGAGGCAGACCATCTCGAGGATCCGGAGGACATGGAGGCGCGCGAGGCGGCGATCCAGGCCTTCCTGGCCAAGGAAGACCAGCTGGAGCACGGCCATCTCCCCTACATCGTGGTGATCGTCGACGAGCTCGCCGACCTGATGATGGTCGCCGGTCGCGAGATCGAGGAATCCATCGCCCGGCTGGCCCAGATGGCGCGCGCCGCGGGGATCCATCTGATCCTCGCCACCCAGCGCCCGTCGGTCGACGTCATCACCGGTCTCATCAAGGCGAACTTCCCGGCCAGGATCTCCTTCCAGGTCTCCTCGAAGATCGACTCGCGCACCATCCTCGACGGCAACGGCGCCGAGTCGCTCTTGGGTGCGGGTGACATGCTGTTCCTCCCGCCGGGGACCTCGAAGATGCTCCGCTCCCACGGCGCCTTCGTCTCCGACGCAGAGGTGCAGCGCGTGGTCGAGTTCCTGAAGAAGCAGGGGAAGCCGGTTTACGAGAAGTCGATCCTGGAGATGAAGGCCTCCGACGAGAAGGGAGGGGGCGACGACGAGGAAGAGCTCGACGAGCGCTACGACGACGCGCTGGCGCTGGTGGCCGAGGCGAAGCAGGCGTCCATCTCCATGATCCAGCGCCGCCTGCGCATCGGCTACAACCGCGCCGCCCGCATCATCGAGAAGATGGAGCAGGAAGGGGTCATCGGCCCCTCCGACGGCACCAGCAAGCCGCGCGAAGTATTCATCAATAAGATCTGA